The following are encoded together in the Bos javanicus breed banteng chromosome 4, ARS-OSU_banteng_1.0, whole genome shotgun sequence genome:
- the PURB gene encoding transcriptional activator protein Pur-beta, whose protein sequence is MADGDSGSERGGGGPGGFQPASRGGGEQETQELASKRLDIQNKRFYLDVKQNAKGRFLKIAEVGAGGSKSRLTLSMAVAAEFRDYLGDFIEHYAQLGPSSPEQVAAAAGAEEGGGPRRALKSEFLVRENRKYYLDLKENQRGRFLRIRQTVNRGGGGPGPGGLQSGQTIALPAQGLIEFRDALAKLIDDYGGEDDELAGGPGGGAGGPGGGLYGELPEGTSITVDSKRFFFDVGCNKYGVFLRVSEVKPSYRNAITVPFKAWGKFGGAFCRYADEMKEIQERQRDKLYERRGGDESEGEEVDED, encoded by the coding sequence ATGGCGGACGGCGACAGCGGCAGCGAGCGCGGCGGTGGCGGGCCCGGCGGCTTCCAGCCCGCGTCCCGCGGCGGCGGcgagcaggagacgcaggagctGGCCTCGAAGCGGCTGGACATCCAAAACAAACGGTTCTACCTAGATGTGAAGCAGAACGCCAAAGGCCGCTTTCTCAAGATCGCCGAGGTGGGCGCGGGCGGCTCCAAGAGCCGCCTTACGCTGTCCATGGCGGTGGCCGCCGAGTTCCGTGACTACCTGGGCGACTTCATCGAGCATTACGCGCAGCTGGGCCCCAGCAGCCCGGAGCAAGTGGCAGCGGCGGCGGGCGCCGAGGAGGGCGGTGGGCCGCGGCGCGCGCTCAAGAGCGAGTTCCTGGTACGCGAGAACCGCAAGTACTACCTGGACCTCAAGGAAAACCAGCGCGGCCGCTTCCTGCGCATCCGCCAGACGGTCAACCGCGGCGGCGGTGGCCCGGGACCCGGCGGCCTGCAGAGCGGCCAGACCATTGCGCTGCCCGCGCAGGGCCTCATAGAGTTCCGCGACGCGTTGGCCAAGCTCATCGACGACTACGGCGGCGAGGATGACGAGCTGGCGGGGGGCCCGGGCGGCGGCGCCGGAGGCCCTGGGGGCGGCCTGTACGGGGAGCTCCCAGAAGGCACTTCCATCACGGTGGACTCCAAGCGTTTCTTCTTCGACGTGGGCTGTAACAAGTACGGAGTGTTCCTGCGCGTGAGCGAGGTGAAGCCGTCCTACCGCAACGCCATCACGGTCCCTTTCAAGGCCTGGGGCAAGTTCGGGGGCGCGTTTTGCCGATATGCGGATGAGATGAAAGAGATCCAGGAGCGGCAGAGGGATAAGCTTTATGAGCGACGCGGCGGGGACGAgtcagagggagaggaggtggatgAGGATTGA